The Lacipirellula parvula genome window below encodes:
- a CDS encoding Hpt domain-containing protein codes for MSSIASLRDDSDSPPSPMNVDDALSRLAGDRELLRAIIDIFLEDAPPLYEKVRQAVMRNDLPALHRAAHSLKGLAATLSAGDMAAAASRLEHMASARSMPDGAAAVGELEQRLRELTDAAKRFLKNPG; via the coding sequence ATGAGCAGCATCGCGTCGTTACGAGACGATAGCGACTCGCCGCCGTCTCCGATGAACGTTGACGACGCCCTCAGCCGGCTCGCAGGCGACCGCGAGCTGCTGCGGGCGATCATCGACATCTTCCTGGAAGATGCGCCGCCGCTCTACGAGAAGGTGCGTCAGGCAGTGATGCGCAACGACCTGCCGGCGCTCCATCGCGCCGCTCATAGCCTCAAGGGACTCGCCGCCACGCTCAGCGCGGGCGACATGGCGGCCGCCGCCTCGCGGCTCGAGCATATGGCGTCGGCGCGATCGATGCCGGACGGCGCTGCCGCGGTTGGCGAACTGGAACAGCGACTCCGAGAGCTGACCGACGCGGCGAAGCGGTTCTTGAAAAACCCGGGGTGA
- a CDS encoding CsbD family protein, which produces MNWDQVEGNWKQAKGRIQQQWGKLTNDDVDTIKGKRTELVGKLQARYGYARERAEEEVEKFCTTCDSASG; this is translated from the coding sequence ATGAACTGGGATCAAGTCGAAGGCAACTGGAAGCAAGCGAAAGGACGCATCCAGCAGCAGTGGGGCAAACTAACCAACGACGACGTCGACACCATCAAGGGGAAGCGAACCGAGTTGGTGGGTAAGCTTCAAGCCCGTTATGGCTATGCTCGCGAGCGAGCGGAGGAAGAGGTTGAAAAGTTCTGCACTACGTGCGATTCGGCGAGCGGCTGA
- a CDS encoding AI-2E family transporter, with product MARSRTSSGASSPLLTLASIVVAIAALHVAKEILLPLALAIFLSFLLTPLADRLERWGLGRILSVISVVGVTFVVLGVLGWVVTSQLLDLNEQLPRWRNEIIKRVEDLRPDSPMLANFSDVIDEVTEKLSQDEAAPKPATPDATGEATRPGENQPNGKEPTATAEGGLWSRVKREFDDSPDAKLNGGGEPVDVRVVGMPPSPLGQVRDWLGPLVAPLTTAGIAIVLVIFILLKREDQRNRLLQLFGASNLHASTEALTDVTERVSKYLRMQFLINAGYGLAVGLGLAAIGVPSAITWGVLSFSLRFLPYIGPWMSAIMPLGVSIATSQGWTEPLMVATLFAVLELLVNNVAEPMLYGRSTGVSGVGVIVAAIFWTWIWGTIGLVLAMPLTVCVVVMARYIPALHFLAVLLGDHSSMLPPEKIYQRLLAGDCDEAEELATPLLTNGSLADAYDQAVIPALILAEDDRHSGRLHDDQVVLVLETARDLVDELGEIDAKQTPAEQTEVIDEASKRRPLRVLCIPLRDQADDISAVMLAQLLRKEGCEVERAAISALTSELVESVEMLQVDLVVLSSVPPLPSRSSRLLCRRLRDRYPQLPIVIGYWGGDRSEAIRRRLADDQSDITTTLAAAVERVRAIAARPQLAEKAG from the coding sequence ATGGCTCGATCCCGCACGTCGTCTGGCGCTAGTTCGCCGCTTCTCACCTTGGCATCGATCGTGGTGGCGATCGCAGCGCTGCACGTCGCGAAGGAGATCCTGCTGCCGCTGGCGCTGGCGATCTTCCTCAGCTTTCTGCTGACGCCGCTGGCAGACCGCCTTGAGCGGTGGGGACTCGGGCGGATTCTCTCCGTGATTTCCGTCGTGGGAGTGACGTTCGTCGTCCTGGGAGTCCTCGGCTGGGTGGTGACCAGCCAACTGCTCGACTTGAATGAGCAGCTCCCGCGCTGGCGAAACGAGATCATCAAGCGGGTTGAGGATCTGCGACCTGATTCGCCGATGCTGGCTAACTTCAGCGACGTCATCGACGAGGTCACGGAGAAGTTGAGCCAAGATGAGGCGGCCCCGAAACCGGCAACTCCGGACGCGACGGGAGAAGCGACTCGGCCTGGTGAAAATCAGCCGAACGGGAAGGAGCCCACAGCGACAGCCGAAGGAGGGCTCTGGTCTCGCGTGAAACGGGAGTTCGATGATTCTCCCGATGCCAAACTAAACGGCGGCGGGGAACCCGTCGATGTGCGAGTCGTGGGCATGCCGCCTTCGCCGCTCGGGCAAGTCCGCGATTGGCTGGGGCCCCTCGTGGCGCCGCTGACGACCGCGGGCATCGCAATCGTGCTGGTGATCTTCATCCTGCTGAAACGGGAAGACCAGCGGAATCGGTTACTGCAACTCTTCGGGGCCTCGAATCTTCATGCCTCGACCGAAGCGCTCACCGACGTCACCGAGCGCGTCAGCAAGTATCTGCGGATGCAGTTTTTGATCAACGCCGGGTACGGTCTCGCGGTTGGATTGGGGCTCGCAGCGATCGGCGTCCCGAGTGCGATCACTTGGGGCGTTCTCAGTTTCTCGCTGCGATTCTTACCGTACATCGGCCCGTGGATGTCGGCGATCATGCCGCTGGGGGTGTCGATTGCTACGTCGCAAGGTTGGACGGAGCCGCTCATGGTGGCCACGTTGTTCGCGGTTCTGGAACTGCTCGTCAACAACGTCGCCGAACCGATGTTGTACGGCCGGAGCACCGGCGTCTCCGGCGTCGGCGTCATTGTGGCGGCGATCTTCTGGACCTGGATTTGGGGGACGATTGGCCTGGTGCTCGCTATGCCGCTGACTGTTTGCGTTGTGGTAATGGCCCGCTATATCCCCGCGCTACACTTTCTCGCCGTGTTGTTGGGGGACCACTCGTCGATGCTCCCGCCTGAGAAGATCTACCAGCGCCTCCTTGCTGGCGACTGCGACGAAGCCGAGGAGCTCGCCACGCCGCTGCTGACGAACGGTTCGCTCGCAGATGCCTACGATCAGGCTGTAATCCCTGCGCTAATCTTGGCAGAGGATGATCGCCACTCCGGCCGGCTGCATGACGACCAAGTTGTGCTAGTGCTAGAGACGGCGCGTGATTTGGTGGACGAGCTCGGCGAGATCGATGCGAAGCAGACGCCTGCTGAGCAAACGGAAGTCATCGACGAGGCGTCCAAGCGTCGTCCGTTGCGAGTTCTATGCATTCCACTCCGCGATCAAGCAGACGACATCAGCGCCGTGATGCTCGCGCAGCTCCTGAGAAAAGAGGGTTGCGAAGTCGAGCGAGCTGCTATCTCGGCGCTCACGAGCGAACTCGTGGAATCTGTCGAGATGTTGCAGGTCGATCTGGTCGTTCTCTCAAGCGTCCCGCCGCTTCCGAGCCGCAGCAGCCGGTTGCTCTGCCGGCGATTACGGGATCGATACCCGCAGCTGCCGATCGTGATCGGCTACTGGGGCGGCGACCGCAGCGAAGCAATTCGCCGCCGGTTGGCCGACGACCAGTCGGACATCACGACGACGCTCGCCGCCGCGGTGGAACGCGTGCGGGCGATCGCTGCGCGACCGCAATTGGCGGAGAAGGCTGGGTAG
- a CDS encoding BON domain-containing protein: MHEALRIRPRHKSTPASATPALDFHRSNPLERRDSDHQAINRNRLQLASENVKATLESLGYPVLGSVSCAAAQEGLVLSGAVPSYYLKQMAQVAALRVAGSVRVVNRLIVTSF, encoded by the coding sequence ATGCACGAAGCACTTCGCATTCGTCCTCGCCATAAATCGACGCCCGCCTCTGCGACTCCCGCCCTCGACTTCCATCGCTCCAATCCGCTTGAGCGCCGCGACAGCGACCATCAGGCAATCAACCGCAACCGGCTGCAACTAGCGAGCGAGAACGTCAAAGCAACACTCGAATCGCTTGGTTATCCTGTGCTCGGTAGCGTGAGCTGCGCCGCGGCGCAGGAAGGGCTCGTTCTCTCGGGCGCTGTTCCCAGCTATTATCTGAAGCAGATGGCGCAGGTGGCCGCACTCCGGGTTGCCGGTTCGGTGCGGGTCGTCAACCGACTGATCGTCACATCGTTCTAA
- a CDS encoding CsbD family protein, producing MKLNQQTLEGNWNEIKGKLHERWGELTNDDLQKARGSVDQLVGMIQKKTGEARDKVEQYLGEVTSNGATGVSKVAEAVRSYAGSAAESFGDARGRAGDAMRGGYSQTERMVQQRPIESLAVGFGAGLITGVVLGLVMRSR from the coding sequence ATGAAACTGAACCAACAAACGCTAGAAGGAAACTGGAACGAGATCAAAGGCAAGCTCCACGAACGTTGGGGCGAACTGACCAACGACGATCTGCAGAAGGCCCGCGGCAGCGTCGACCAACTCGTCGGCATGATCCAGAAGAAGACCGGGGAGGCTCGCGACAAGGTTGAGCAGTATCTCGGCGAAGTCACTTCCAACGGCGCGACGGGCGTCAGCAAAGTTGCTGAGGCCGTTCGCAGCTATGCCGGTTCCGCCGCCGAATCGTTTGGCGACGCCCGCGGTCGTGCAGGAGATGCGATGCGCGGCGGTTACTCTCAGACGGAACGCATGGTTCAGCAACGTCCGATCGAGTCGCTCGCCGTCGGCTTCGGAGCCGGTCTCATCACGGGCGTCGTGCTCGGGTTAGTGATGCGCTCGAGGTAA
- a CDS encoding DUF1328 domain-containing protein gives MLNLAITMLILALVAALLGFGAIASSFAGIAKILFVVFIVLFLISALAGALRGRPPV, from the coding sequence ATGTTAAACCTAGCCATTACCATGCTGATTTTGGCATTGGTTGCCGCTCTACTCGGATTTGGCGCAATTGCCAGCAGTTTCGCCGGTATCGCGAAAATTCTATTTGTCGTCTTTATTGTGCTATTCTTGATCAGCGCTCTCGCAGGCGCCTTGCGTGGACGTCCGCCGGTCTAA
- a CDS encoding phage holin family protein, translating into MAFDRRPTTAAPAASMSRSFRQLGSDVLTLMELQAELLQLDVREWVHSFIRPLAALLAAAIILLATAPIALLSFGYLLAAKTELPLWGAMITAAATGFALAIISAGIGVWMLKHDRRILDRFSTELRKNVHWLKETLRTTPDDGPR; encoded by the coding sequence ATGGCGTTCGATCGACGTCCCACGACTGCTGCACCTGCCGCCTCGATGAGTCGGAGCTTCCGTCAGTTGGGAAGCGACGTACTCACGCTGATGGAACTGCAGGCTGAACTACTGCAACTTGATGTGCGGGAGTGGGTGCACAGCTTTATTCGCCCGCTCGCTGCACTGCTTGCCGCCGCGATTATTTTGTTGGCGACGGCTCCGATAGCACTGCTCAGTTTTGGCTACCTGCTAGCCGCCAAGACAGAGCTGCCATTGTGGGGCGCCATGATAACCGCAGCCGCAACAGGCTTCGCGCTCGCGATTATCTCTGCCGGCATCGGCGTCTGGATGCTGAAGCATGACCGGCGAATCCTCGATCGGTTTAGCACAGAACTTCGCAAGAACGTCCACTGGCTAAAAGAAACCCTACGCACCACGCCCGACGACGGCCCGCGATAG
- a CDS encoding sigma-54-dependent transcriptional regulator — protein MASLLVIDDDRTVLLLVKKAFADSDVEIHTASDAESGMAALREHKPDVLLLDILLPEVSGMELAREIRAIDLRLPVIFITATNDSDTAIEAMKMGAYDYLLKPLDIRQVRSLVERALETRRLMNSPVRLQEAETDSEDSDVLVGRSPKMLEVYKQIGRVAAQDVTVLIRGESGSGKELIARALYQHSHRNDQCFMAVNCAALTDTLLESELFGHEKGAFTGADRRHIGRFEQCNGGTIFLDEVGDMSPATQSKVLRLLQEQKFERVGGHDTISVDVRLISATNRDLEQMIEDNEFRLDLFHRLNGFEIQLPPLRERQGDLKLLLDHFLKRFNSQLSKGITSISPEALDLMEKYPWPGNIREMQGAVRRAMLMATGPTIVPELLPKDILEYLQPGSAPRRVAGASSSDDGGAVDLASFLDERINSGSENVYQESLQFMERYLLTRVLRETAGNQSKAALRLGITRGSLRNKMRELGIQVGQVVEGD, from the coding sequence ATGGCGAGTTTGTTGGTAATTGATGACGACCGCACCGTCCTGTTGCTGGTCAAAAAGGCGTTCGCCGATTCGGACGTCGAGATTCACACTGCCAGCGACGCGGAGTCGGGCATGGCCGCCTTGCGCGAGCACAAGCCCGATGTTTTGCTGCTCGATATCCTCCTGCCGGAGGTTTCCGGCATGGAGCTGGCCCGCGAGATTCGGGCAATCGATCTCCGCCTGCCGGTCATCTTCATCACCGCCACGAACGACAGCGACACGGCGATCGAAGCGATGAAGATGGGGGCGTACGATTATCTCCTCAAACCGCTTGATATTCGCCAGGTTCGCTCGTTGGTCGAACGGGCGCTCGAGACCCGCCGGCTGATGAACTCGCCGGTCCGCTTGCAAGAAGCGGAAACTGATTCCGAAGACAGCGACGTGCTCGTTGGCCGCAGCCCCAAGATGCTGGAGGTCTACAAGCAAATTGGCCGCGTCGCGGCTCAGGACGTCACCGTGCTCATCCGCGGCGAGAGCGGTTCGGGCAAGGAGCTAATCGCCCGGGCCCTGTACCAGCACAGCCATCGCAATGACCAGTGCTTTATGGCGGTGAACTGCGCCGCCCTGACCGACACCCTGCTGGAAAGCGAGTTGTTCGGTCACGAGAAGGGCGCCTTCACCGGCGCCGACCGTCGCCATATTGGCCGCTTCGAACAGTGCAACGGCGGCACGATCTTCCTCGACGAAGTCGGCGACATGTCGCCGGCAACGCAGAGCAAGGTACTGCGGTTGCTCCAGGAACAGAAGTTCGAACGCGTCGGCGGGCACGACACGATCTCGGTCGACGTGCGGCTCATTTCGGCGACCAACCGCGATCTGGAACAGATGATCGAGGACAACGAGTTCCGGCTCGACTTGTTCCATCGCCTCAACGGCTTCGAGATCCAACTGCCGCCCCTGCGGGAACGCCAGGGAGATTTGAAGCTGCTGCTAGATCACTTCCTCAAGCGGTTCAACAGCCAGCTGAGCAAGGGGATCACGAGCATCTCGCCCGAAGCGCTCGATCTGATGGAGAAGTACCCTTGGCCGGGTAATATTCGCGAGATGCAGGGCGCCGTCCGCCGCGCGATGCTCATGGCGACCGGTCCGACGATCGTGCCGGAGTTGTTGCCGAAAGATATCCTTGAGTATCTGCAGCCAGGCTCAGCGCCGCGACGCGTGGCTGGCGCCTCTTCCAGCGATGACGGAGGCGCCGTCGATCTGGCGTCGTTCCTCGACGAGCGGATTAATTCCGGCTCGGAGAACGTCTACCAGGAATCGCTGCAGTTCATGGAGCGCTATCTGCTGACCCGCGTATTACGCGAGACGGCAGGGAACCAATCGAAGGCCGCCCTGCGACTCGGCATCACCCGCGGCAGCCTCCGCAATAAGATGCGGGAACTCGGGATCCAAGTCGGGCAGGTCGTCGAAGGAGACTGA